A genomic segment from Syntrophotalea acetylenivorans encodes:
- the fliN gene encoding flagellar motor switch protein FliN: protein MSDNQNQSDVQANPVSNENKDLGFLLDIPLQVSVEIGRSRILIKDLLQMQEGSIIELEKLSGEPLDLYVNERLIARGEAVLVKDKYGIRLTDVVSPSERIENLG, encoded by the coding sequence ATGTCTGACAACCAAAACCAAAGTGATGTTCAAGCGAACCCGGTCAGTAATGAAAACAAAGATCTCGGCTTTTTGCTCGATATTCCTCTACAGGTGTCGGTAGAAATCGGCCGGTCCCGAATCCTGATAAAGGACCTTCTCCAAATGCAGGAAGGCTCCATTATCGAGTTAGAGAAGCTGTCGGGAGAACCCCTCGACTTGTATGTCAACGAACGACTCATTGCCCGTGGTGAAGCCGTATTGGTGAAGGATAAATACGGTATTCGCCTGACCGATGTGGTCAGTCCGTCGGAACGCATAGAGAACCTGGGATAA
- the fliM gene encoding flagellar motor switch protein FliM has protein sequence MERILSKDEIAELLSAVRAGDVAVDGELTTSGGVSKVNKLDLVFSHNTRKCKFDNLDIILDTFARNYGISLTNCLQHSTLVKREAIEAYEFEGFLQRLKSNEAIGIIHLDPLRWGGLLIFNDALAFYLVEKLLGGNADAQQTLPDRPMTAIERSVLKRSFSDACLDLEKAFLPLEKLDSSLAKIESNPRLVNIVPPDTQIVVCRFSVKIRNLTGEIRLAIPLPSLEPLRTKMRDQMGPLNKATDSSWQKHVEAALPDMEMDITAQLAEVALPVRDILNFQVGDIIDLGKDPSGPLLVLVEGKPKFVARAGAFKGKKAVRLTERIKDKINPQPTD, from the coding sequence CGGTGTCTCCAAGGTCAACAAACTCGACCTGGTCTTTAGCCACAACACGCGTAAGTGCAAATTCGACAATTTAGACATTATTCTTGACACCTTCGCTCGAAATTACGGCATCTCACTGACCAATTGTCTGCAACATTCAACCTTGGTCAAACGTGAAGCAATCGAGGCGTATGAATTCGAGGGTTTTCTACAACGGCTCAAAAGCAATGAGGCCATTGGCATAATCCATCTCGACCCTTTACGCTGGGGCGGCCTACTGATTTTTAACGATGCACTCGCGTTCTATCTGGTAGAAAAACTGCTCGGGGGCAACGCGGACGCTCAGCAGACTCTGCCAGACCGACCCATGACCGCCATTGAGCGTTCGGTATTGAAAAGATCCTTTAGCGATGCCTGTCTCGATCTGGAAAAGGCTTTCCTGCCCCTGGAAAAGCTCGACAGTTCGCTGGCCAAAATCGAAAGCAACCCGCGACTGGTGAACATCGTACCACCCGACACCCAGATTGTGGTCTGCCGGTTTTCAGTGAAAATTCGTAATTTGACCGGGGAGATCAGACTGGCTATCCCCTTGCCCTCGCTGGAACCGTTGCGAACTAAAATGCGCGACCAGATGGGACCGTTAAACAAGGCCACCGATTCGAGCTGGCAAAAACATGTCGAGGCCGCCCTGCCGGACATGGAAATGGACATCACGGCCCAACTGGCTGAAGTCGCATTACCCGTGCGGGACATTCTAAACTTTCAGGTCGGCGATATCATCGACTTGGGAAAAGACCCGTCAGGCCCTCTGTTGGTGCTGGTCGAAGGCAAGCCAAAGTTTGTTGCCCGAGCCGGTGCCTTTAAAGGCAAAAAGGCCGTTCGCCTCACTGAACGTATTAAAGACAAAATAAATCCGCAACCAACCGACTAA